A window from Argopecten irradians isolate NY chromosome 3, Ai_NY, whole genome shotgun sequence encodes these proteins:
- the LOC138319586 gene encoding leucine-rich repeat transmembrane protein CCDC168-like, giving the protein MDVWTDVIQRMDVWADVTQRMDVWTDVMQRMDVWTDLLQRIDVWKDVIQRIDVRHTENRRVDRRHIVNGCVDRRNTESGRVGRRQKEYKHEDRPHKENGMVDRRHTENRRVDRRHTENGRLDRRPSENRRVADVTQNIDMWTDA; this is encoded by the exons ATGGATGTGTGGACAGACGTCATACAAAGAATGGACGTGTGGGCAGACGTCACACAGAGAATGGACGTGTGGACAGACGTCATGCAGAGAATGGACGTGTGGACAGACCTCCTGCAGAGAATAGACGTGTGGAAAGACGTCATACAGAGAATTGACGT ACGTCATACAGAGAATAGACGTGTCGACAGACGTCATATAGTGAATGGATGTGTGGACAGACGTAATACAGAGAGTGGACGTGTGGGCAGACGTCAAAAAGAATATAAACATGAGGACAGACCTCATAAAGAGAATGGAATGGTAGACAGACGCCATACAGAGAATAGACGTGTGGACAGACGTCATACAGAAAATGGACGTTTGGACAGACGTCCTTCAGAGAATAGACGTGTGGCAGACGTCACACAGAATATAGACATGTGGACAGACGCATAA